Proteins encoded in a region of the Chryseobacterium piperi genome:
- a CDS encoding bacteriocin-like protein, producing MKNLKKLNKQELKTVYGGEPKKYCVYCERLNKIVCSEAQIAQCP from the coding sequence ATGAAAAATTTAAAGAAACTTAACAAGCAAGAATTAAAAACAGTATATGGTGGAGAGCCTAAAAAGTATTGCGTATACTGTGAAAGATTAAATAAGATCGTATGCAGTGAAGCTCAAATTGCTCAATGCCCTTAA